TTGATAAATATCATTTTCTTATTGTACCCACTTACTGAAAGTAAAAATCTGACAAGAAAACGAGATTTTGGATATTGTTCCACTGCAGGGAGGGATGAAATCAATGACTTACTCTATTCAGCACTGGTAATGTGCCCTGAAATCTTCTTTTCTTTGCTCATGACCTGGTCCAGTGGCTCCATGGTTGTCATCCTgtacagacacaaacagaggatTCAACACATCCGTAGCACTCGTGGTTCCAGTAGAATCTGCTTTGAGTCCAAAGTCACCAAGAGCATCCTGGCCCTGGTATCTATCTTCCTGTCTTTTTGTACTCTCTCCTCCATCTTACAAGGCTGTGTTGCTCTTTTGTATAATCACAGTTGGTGGCTGGTGAACATCAACTCCCTCGTTTCTCTGGGTTTTCCCTGTTTTGCACCATTTGTTCTTATAAATCGTTACTCTATGGGACCTAGACTCAGTTTGGTCTGGATAAGGGATAAAATCTCTAATTCTTATTTTAAGTATGTAAATGATACGTTTTTTGGTTGTATCCAGGTGTTTACTTTACCATCTCCCTCAGAATGTCAGTATAGAAAGTGAAGGAGTTAGTGTCTTGTCCTTTAACAATTGACCAAAATGACAAATTGGGAGCTCTGTCAGTGGTTTAATTTGCAGCCTACATGAGCTCATCCCATTGTAAAAGGACTATTTCACTTTTCAACTTACCTCTGCTAGGTAGCCCTTTGTCCTGCTGATGTACAAAGGAGCTAGCAAAATACTCTCAATAGAGGTGGCTTTCTTCCCACTTTCATTTTCTATGGCACCATGGGTGCTTAGCATTCAAAAACAGCTTATGGGTCCTATAGTCTAATGGCAAAGAAAAATGACACCATGGCTGTTCCATGCACAACAGCCCTAGCCTGCACCAGTACCAGAAAAGTTCTTCAACCATAACTCGTCAAATATCCTGCTTTTAGCTGCACTAGAGACAATCAGGTTGGTTTGCAAAGCTTGTAGCAATAGTCCTCAACAACGTCTCAGAAAGAGCATCTTACCTTACCACTTAGTGAAATATATAATCAATGGAAATGAATGATGTTTTTAATGTTATCTTGAATTTTATATGTCAACATGTTTTAGAAatttttcatctatgttcatcagggagattagtctttaaatttcctttattaataTCTAGTTTGGAATCACTGCAATGCTAAATTAATCAATATTTTGGAAGCCAATTCATAGTAAATTATGGAGATCAGTTTGGAGGCTcctaagaaaactgaaaaagaacTAATATGTGACACAGCTATTCCTCTCTTGGGCCTATACCCAGAGAACCCCATATACTTCCACAGAGATATATCCAAATCCATTTTAATTGCAGCTCTATTTACTATAACAAGGAAATAGAGCTCAGCTATATATCCATAAACAGATAAATCTATATCAGATTTGTTTTCATACACAAAATGGACTATTATTCGAATACAGTGATAGAAGTCACAAAAAGTGTAGGAAAGTTGATGTGCTTACAATGAATAGTATTAAACCAGGTAACAcccactcagaaaaaaaaaatcaaatcctcTCACCTATATGAAGATCCCTAGGTTCTTCTTAGGTTATGAAGAACATTAGATTCAAGTATTTATATGTAAGTAGGTAAGTTTAACTTTATTATGACACTTAGAAAGGAGACCCAAAAGGGTAATGTCAGGCAAAATGGCAGTAGGGTAGTTATGTGAGAGTATATCAAATTAGTTATTCTTCTGTCTTTAAACTGGGTCTGGGCGGATGTTCATTTGCGTGGCTATCTCATTGTAGATCTTTAATGCATTTATTCATGAGTTCATTACAATGCagtgatttttgtttaaaataaaatggtatcACAACTTAACTATAGATATAGCGATGGCTTAGCTAGAGCCGGCAGTAAAACAGCATCACACAGATGGACTAAAAGACATAAATAACATGAATGACTTATGAAGTGCAACAAAAtatccttttttctgttttttgaaaactttcctttcttatacaatatatcctgattacaactactcctccctctacctctccaagttcctctccacctcccctcccaatcTGACCCAATTTCTTATGTCATTAGAAATACAGGCTTCTGTTATATAATAACAACATGacaagaaattatatatatataaaattctttaTTGAGATAAAATAAATTCCATAGAGGTTAGACAAAACATACCTGTTCATTCACATACTTAGGAGgcctataaaaatattaaatggaaagcTATAATGTATAAGCAGAGGACTAGATGAAGACCCATGCATTCCCTGTGCTTTTGGCTTCATTCTCGGTGAGTCCATTGGATCTTTCTCGATTGATTCAGAGTGCCTTGttgtcctggtgtcctccatctgctctggctcttttactctttctgcctcctctcccatgGTGTTGTATGTTCTCTGAAGGGATAGATTTAATGGAAACATCCACTTTTCCAGCCCTAATGTCAGAAATACTTTCAATAAAATCAAGCATTCCTCCATCATTAATGCTACGGGGTGTCAAGAGATACAGGGATAATTCCCCAGCATAATAAAGGTTGCATACTATAAAACAACAGCCAAGGGTTAGGAGCCAAGAATATTATCCATAGGAGTTATATGTTTACTAACTACTTCGAGTTATGTTTAATCTGCAAAAAGTTCCACAATTTTTCTAAATAGTGCCATAGGTGTGATACATCCCATAAAACCCAAGTTTGGACAGCATTTATATTGAGCCATATCAATAAAAGGAACAGGATGGGTGAGCTATAAAGATATGATGAGGGAAGTTAAatgagcacaaaaaaaaaaactgaagggaaCTAGGGAATATAGGACAATTGTGTATCTGAGTTATATAAAAGTGTTCCAAAAAGTGACAAAGACTCTGGTTGTCAACAGTATTTATTAGTGTCATACAGGATGTGAAAATGCCTAAAAAATGAGGGGCAAAGCATTTGGAGTAGTGTCTAGTCTAAGATATTGTGATTCAGAGGAGTCTTAGAACATGAGGATGGAGTAAAATGTGATTGACAGTGGACTGGGCTAGGAAGGTCACTGCTAAGGAGCTTAAACTAATGCAAACACAGAGTCACTCAATGAGTTTGCAGGGTGGAAATGGGAAGCAATAGACACTAGTGGGGTATGATGAGGTGTAGTGGATTTGTGAAAATCACAGTGGTACAAAGATGTTGATTATAGACAATGCTTTCTCAATGACCCTCTACAGCCTCTGAACCTTTTTAATCCTAGATATTGGCCTATAGTACAAAGCATTCACCATTCATCAGAAAGTACATGACACTAATAATATTTAAAGTGAATCTAGGTTTCTTCCATGCCTAGATTTAGACATGGTAACCATTGTTAACATGTCTAGGAGTTTTCTAGATCTTGAATTTGAACTTTGTGTTGTAATGTCTGAGCCTATCCTTGGAATCAACCATACATAATGATACCCATTACTTGGCATAATTAATATGCTATTATAAAGAAGAACTACCATCAGAAGGGTGCCAGgagtctttcaaattcatagcctcttactttacatacatataaaattagacACATATACAATGCTATATTTTGaactatataaaatgtaaatgtatgataaaatatattacatatgtttatttttataataattacaattatatgaatatttatacacTGCTAAATTAATTTAGTGTTGgtcaaatgtatatatttttagggCTGACTACATAGTATTTGATATCCAATCCCTAGGGAGTACAGATTCTCCCTTTATGTGCTATTATTAATTACTTGTAGCTTTCCATCCAGAGGTGGAGATTTGACAGATTTCCCATCAACGTTTGCTTGTCAAATGGTGCTTTCAAAGTTCAGGCTTTGTATAGAAAATCATATTCTTGAAACTTCATGAATAAAGTTAAGGCTAGCTCAAGAGGAGTGAATTCATACCTGGGACTGTTAACATATCTCAGTAGTTTAATGGCTGAGGAGGCCATTAACCAAAAGAGAACTTATTATTAGCAACTTTCTATaccaatataatttaaaattgcaTTCTATGTACTTATTCTGATACTCAGAGGTAAGAGTAGGTCTCACTCCTCATCAGCAAAGATGCTTCCATTGATAGTAAATAGAGATCATTACAGAAGTCCACAATTAgtcaaaatgaagagaacatCTGACTATAGGGTGCTGAGCCACAATTTGATGCATCTATAACACATATACTACAACAAAATCTCCAAGAACAACTTTCAAGGAGTACAAATGTAAAATTCAAGGGTCAGTACATATGCTGAGAGATTATATCCTCTCTGTATATATAAAAGAAGCAAAACATATAGGCCCTTTCTAACTACCTTAACATTTCCTTTATATACTCCCACATTTAAATCTGTATATAACAATAAAGGGTCAGTATGTTCATGAGAATAGACATATGCTATTTTCTAAGCAAAATCCAATTTGCTGcaaatttgttcttttattttttttctccaaaactcaataaaacacacacacacacacacacacatacacacacacacacacacacacacacagaatgtatCATTGATTATGATACCCctaatgctcttaattgctaTGATACCTACATTTCTCTATTGATTACGATCTCATTGAAAGAAAtgttaattgttttaaattttacatcCATCTTTAGATACTGGCCTGAATACAGGTGAATTTTCAGTAGGTGTGATTATAGGAATTATAAAATGTTACAACAAAAGAATGGAAAGAAGACAGGTAATGTAAATGTTGCAACTCTCTGAATTGTAATCTGTTGTTTGATATTAGCAAGGACAGAAGAGCATGGAAACTGAGGTGCAGGGACTGATCAGCAGAAAGGGGCAAAATGCTTGAAAGCATGGGGCTGTTTATGCAATGGCATTCACCAGCCACCTAGTGATgccatttataaaacaaacatatattTAAGATGCCAGATACTGTATACAGTAACACAAAAGTATTCACCAGGACAAAGATGATTTGTGTGCCTCTGGTGTCAAGAGATGATCTAAGACACAGGACTCATGACATGTGTGGGAACCTTTAATTGTGTTTCAACAAGATAAGCACCACGTAAGTACTGGCCCCTGTCATGAGTGCCGAACATGTGATATCAGAGGAGCCCAATAAGGTTACATATAAGATGTGGATTAGACTTTTAGGTTTGGgcacccacagaatgggaaatgtcTAAACTCAGTGCAGTTCCTTCCATCCCAGATGTCTGTCAACAGAAGAGCAATGAATCCCTTAATAAGAAATTGCAGGGACCAGCATAGGATAACAGAAAGTCAAATGATCTTGCGGGATCTGGCTTTAAAATGTTTGTACTTGGCATTCCTTGGTATGATTATGACAGACTGAAAGAAACTTAGGAGGGATGTGGAGCATAGGGACACTCTTCTGGCCACtccatagaaataaaaacaaattaacataCAATGCTCTATAGAATATACATCCACCAAAACACAGCATTGTCTGAGGGATTACTGAATGGAGAAAAATCATGACATTATTTACACCTAGAAAATTATCACTAATTCAGTGTAGATgtataaatacattataaattaAATTGTATTCACATAAATGAATACAACATCTAATATTAGTAAGTATACAAAGCAAAAAATACACTGTATGCACATACCAGCAAGGAAGTACCCAGAGGCAAAATAATGTCTACTAATTAGAAATTCAGATATATGTAATGTAAACATCCAGCTCcaacaatgaaaattatatttggTACAATGAATGTAACCCCATTAGAATCACTTGCTATTGGTATCTACAGATAACTGACTTTTGTACTTTTTATACACTAAATTCAAAATTAATTCCTTAGTACTATTACTTCTCTTCACAAAGGGAAATTAGCCTCTTAATATCCACTGTGCACTGAGGTTTAaactaggaaaaagaaaatcattgattgacagacagacagacagatacacacacacacacacacacactagcaatcCAAATTATTTTTCCCATAAGTCAAACAAAACCTGTAGAAGTTTCTTTGTAGGAACAACACTTGTCTTACTTAGTGCCACAGTTCTGTCACAACGTAGGGAACACATTCTTATTTTAACTTAAAAGCAAGGGAATTAGATATGCACTATGAAAGTAAAGTTTCCATATAGCATAGCTTGCTTTTCTTATGGATCTGGGGTCACTCAGAGATTTTCATGGCCATGTATCAATTTTAATAAGAATAGGCTTTTAATATAGCTACTGGCACCTTTACAGATTGGGCCCAGGTATGCAGCCATGTgtaatatgaatcttaaaaggtcttataaaataaaaaaaacacagaggcagGGTAGTTCAGTCGGTAGAACATGGGACAGTTAATCTCATAGTCATAGGTTCGAGTCCCACATGGGCTAACAAATGTAATTGGAAGTTCTTCTGTTTCCCAGGTGGCCGGTGGTCAGGActaatctctcccactcatgtcccccaagtaaacacacagaggcctatattaattacaaactgtatggccattaactcaggcttattactgactaacaCTTATACTGCACTCAAGCCCATAAGCAGTGAAtccaccatactgtagctcaagtcgaCACACCATGGCATCACTATATTTTGAACCCTCTGAGACAAGAAGTAGAAATCTGTTTTttcctctgtatgtttattgtatGTTTAGAGGCTGTTTTTGAACTCTTTTATGACTTATGGAATTCCAagagccccatgttgggtgccaaatttaatatgaatcttaaaagttcttattaaataaaaaacatggagcgaGAAATTGGGTTAAAGCcatagagagatcagggaaatatagAAAAACACCAGCTAACCTCCCATAACCAACTCTACAATGTCCCAAGAGTGACTTCCtttctacccaggcttatatgcatTCCTTTtatgccctctcattggctcttaacccagctacCTAGCTTCCTCTTTCTACATAGTTGTGTCACTGCctgactgtctgtacagacatccaggtctctatggttgttactgggattaaaggagtgtgtcaccatgcttggctctgttccctagtgtgaccatgaacacacagacatcctGCCTGCTTATCAAAAAATTGTGTGTGCtgcttgacttctttgtttacttaaaatggctggccttttacCCCCAATCTCaggcaaggtttatttattaatgcataaataaaatatcacctcgtttcagcataaataaaatatcaccacagctgtgAGCTCATCCAAAATGTAGAAACTAGCCCTATCCATCTAGGCATTGTAAAGTCATAACTCACAAGGTTATGTGTATTTGGCCTACATGTAGATAGAGgctgatttaaaaatatatgtcttGTAGGAGTCTTAGTTATCTTTCAGAGCAGAGTAAGGAAGTTTGATTACAAATGCTTAAAAAAGCAATTAGCCTTATGACCTACTATCTTTTAAGAATAGCAAATTTTACAATAtcagcccatttttaaaaatagattttcatgCCTGGAAAAAGTGATAATGTGCAGTTATGTTACATCCTATAAAGTTTAGGGACATTTGAGTTTTATATATACAATTTTGGTATAGTAATTAAAACCTTAAATGTATTTGAAGCACAACTACTTCTGTAATTATGTTAACTGTGAATCATAAAGACCAAAAGCTCAGAAATAAACATTGTTCATTCTCTTACTATGTTCTCAAAGGAAATTTTTGGCATGTGTTATGCTGTGAACTTGATGAACTTGATGACCATAGTGTCATGCAACATTGACAATGGGGATTTAAAAAATGGGTAGGATAAAGTATCAGGCCTCACTGCTCAAGTAACTccaaaagagatgaaagaaaagaatgagaatcATGTGGAAAAGAAACCTGAAATAAATTTACACAAAAGTAGGTAGGTCAGAGCTGTAAAGGATGAATGTGAGTTAAACCATAATTAAAAGAGCCATAAGATtgtggcatgaatcttaaagtgtcttattaataataaaaaaaacttggagGCAGGTATTGGCCTGaactctgaaagatcagagaaacagaataggtCACATCTAACTTTACTTTGCCGTCTTCTCAGCCAatcctatttcctcaaactggaagcttctgaatcctcatccagaatgaatttcagctgaactgctgctaaaaaatctaaaagcttaaccagtctctagttcctagtcctcacaccttatgtatcTTTTTGCTCCTTACATTAtttcctagaattaaaggcatgagtcaccatgcagcactgtttccagtgtggctttgaattcacagagatcaagaTGAATCTCtccctttggaatgctaggattaaaggtgtgtgtgccacaattttatggcctctatatctagtggctgctctgttctctcagagca
The nucleotide sequence above comes from Peromyscus maniculatus bairdii isolate BWxNUB_F1_BW_parent chromosome 1, HU_Pman_BW_mat_3.1, whole genome shotgun sequence. Encoded proteins:
- the LOC102926827 gene encoding vomeronasal type-1 receptor 4-like, which codes for MDFWNMTFKIIFLSQTTAGILGNFSLLYYFQVHYGESKLKPTDLIHMHLMAANTLIILSTGVPTTITAFGLKHFLSNSACRLILYIQRVGRSVSIGTTCLLSVFQVITISHKEYCCKDSKVKTSKYVGCSIPFLWVLYMLINIIFLLYPLTESKNLTRKRDFGYCSTAGRDEINDLLYSALVMCPEIFFSLLMTWSSGSMVVILYRHKQRIQHIRSTRGSSRICFESKVTKSILALVSIFLSFCTLSSILQGCVALLYNHSWWLVNINSLVSLGFPCFAPFVLINRYSMGPRLSLVWIRDKISNSYFKYVNDTFFGCIQVFTLPSPSECQYRK